A single Manduca sexta isolate Smith_Timp_Sample1 chromosome 11, JHU_Msex_v1.0, whole genome shotgun sequence DNA region contains:
- the LOC115443563 gene encoding collagenase-like has product MKLAVKTILVSATIVSSRSLDYEDLLDITAFGYLEKVGIPRPESIRQAEKAELAGGFRIVGGSASNLGQFPYQVSLVIHLPAHKAVCGDSLLNNRRLLTATHCWWDGINQASRFLVVLGSNRLFSGGVRLETRDIVMHGSWNPNLVRNDIAMIRLPSNVGFNNNINVIALPSGSQLNLNFAGERSIASGSGRTRDDVNIDGSLNHVTLDVITNNVCSRTFRLIQSSNICTSDANGRSTRHGASGGPLAATRNNRPLLIGVTSFGYRDGCQRGHPAAFTRVTYYDAWIRRNL; this is encoded by the exons ATGAAACTTGCAGTGAAAACAATTCTGGTTTCGGCCACTATTGTTTCTAGCAGGAGTTTAGACTACGAGGATTTACTTGATATCACTGCTTTTGGATACTTGGAGAAAGTTGGCATCCCGCGCCCAGAAAGTATTCGTCAAGCCGAAAAAGCTGAATTAGCTGGTGGTTTTAGAATCGTTGGAGGATCTGCGTCTAACCTCGGCCAGTTCCCATACCAAGTTA gtctcgtcattcatttaCCTGCACATAAAGCTGTTTGCGGTGACTCTCTACTCAATAACCGGCGACTCTTAACTGCCACTCACTGCTGGTGGGACGGTATTAACCAGGCATCGAGATTTTTGGTTGTTCTTGGATCTAACCGTTTGTTCAGCGGTGGAGTCAGACTCGAAACCAGGGACATCGTAATGCACGGAAGCTGGAATCCCAATCTTGTTAGGAATGACATTGCCATGATCAGACTGCCCAGCAACGTTGGCTTCAATA ACAACATCAACGTCATCGCTCTGCCGTCTGGATCACAGCTGAATCTGAACTTCGCTGGAGAGAGATCCATCGCTTCTGGTTCCGGTCGTACTAGGGATG ATGTTAACATCGACGGAAGCCTCAACCACGTCACTCTAGATGTGATCACTAACAACGTGTGCTCAAGAACGTTCCGTCTTATCCAATCATCCAATATCTGCACCAGCGACGCCAATGGCCGCAGCACACGCCATGGCGCCTCTGGCGGTCCTCTTGCTGCCACCAGGAACAACAGGCCACTCTTG ATTGGTGTGACATCTTTCGGTTATCGTGATGGTTGCCAAAGAGGCCACCCTGCCGCCTTTACCAGAGTCACATACTACGACGCGTGGATTAGGAGAAACCTTTAA
- the LOC119189028 gene encoding collagenase-like produces MKLAVVTLLACASLAYGRSFNFEEQLEDITAYGYLTKYGIPRAEEIRRIEEKEIAQSRIVGGSPSSVGQFPYQAGLLITLPQGIGACGGSLLSSRKVLTAAHCWWDGINQASGFLVVLGSNRLFSGGVRLETRDIVMHGSWNPFIVRNDIAMIRLPSDVSFTNNINVIALPSGSQLNLDFVGERAIASGFGRTRDGVNGDGSLNHVTLDVITNNVCSRTYRFIIQSSNLCTSGANGRSTCHGDSGGPLVATRNNRPLLIGVTSFGHRDGCQVGHPAAFARVTSYDAWIRSNL; encoded by the exons ATGAAACTGGCAGTAGTGACCCTCCTGGCTTGCGCATCTCTTGCCTACGGCAGGAGTTTCAACTTCGAAGAGCAACTGGAGGATATCACTGCTTATGGATACCTGACAAAATATGGAATTCCTCGCGCAGAAGAAATTCGCCGGATCGAAGAGAAAGAAATTGCTCAATCCAGAATTGTCGGTGGTTCACCTTCTTCCGTTGGCCAGTTCCCGTACCAG gctGGGCTTCTCATCACTCTGCCTCAAGGCATAGGCGCTTGCGGTGGCTCCCTGCTCTCAAGCCGCAAAGTCTTAACTGCCGCTCACTGCTGGTGGGACGGTATTAACCAGGCATCGGGATTTTTGGTTGTTCTTGGATCTAACCGTTTGTTCAGCGGTGGTGTCAGACTCGAAACTAGGGACATCGTAATGCACGGAAGCTGGAATCCCTTTATTGTGAGGAATGACATTGCCATGATCAGACTGCCCAGCGACGTTAGCTTcacaa ACAACATCAACGTCATCGCTCTGCCGTCTGGATCACAGCTGAATCTGGACTTCGTTGGAGAGAGAGCCATCGCTTCTGGTTTCGGTCGTACTAGGGATG gtGTTAACGGCGATGGAAGCCTCAACCACGTCACCTTAGATGTGATCACAAACAACGTGTGCTCAAGAACCTACCGTTTTATTATCCAATCATCCAACCTCTGCACCAGCGGCGCCAATGGCCGCAGCACATGCCATGGCGACTCTGGCGGTCCTCTTGTTGCCACCAGAAACAACAGGCCACTCTTG ATTGGAGTTACATCTTTCGGTCATCGTGATGGTTGCCAGGTAGGCCACCCTGCCGCCTTTGCCAGAGTCACATCCTACGACGCCTGGATTAGGAGCAACCTTTAA
- the LOC115443569 gene encoding collagenase-like has protein sequence MKLAVVTLLACASLAYGRSFNFEEQLEDITAYGYLTKYGIPRAEEIRRMEEEEIAQSRIVGGSASSVGQFPYQAGLLITLPQGTAACGGSLLSNRRVLTAAHCWWDGQNQASRFLVVLGSNRLFSGGVRLETRDIVMHGSWNPNLVRNDIAMIRLPSNVGFNNNINVIALPSGSQLNLNFAGERAIASGFGRTRDGVNGDGSLNHVTLDVIANNVCSRTFPLLIQSSNICTSGANGRSTCHGDSGGPLAATRNNRPLLIGVTSFGHRDGCQRGHPAAFARVTFYDAWIRRNL, from the exons ATGAAACTGGCAGTAGTGACCCTCCTGGCTTGCGCTTCTCTTGCCTACGGCAGGAGTTTCAACTTCGAAGAGCAACTGGAGGATATCACTGCTTACGGATACCTGACAAAATATGGAATTCCTCGCGCAGAAGAAATCCGCCGGATGGAAGAGGAAGAAATTGCTCAATCCAGAATTGTCGGTGGTTCGGCTTCTTCCGTCGGCCAGTTCCCATACCAG gctGGGCTTCTCATCACTCTGCCTCAAGGCACGGCCGCTTGCGGTGGCTCCCTGCTCTCAAACCGCAGAGTCTTGACTGCCGCTCACTGCTGGTGGGATGGCCAAAACCAAGCATCGAGATTTCTGGTTGTTCTTGGATCTAACCGCTTGTTCAGCGGTGGTGTCAGACTCGAAACCAGGGACATCGTAATGCACGGAAGCTGGAATCCCAATCTTGTCAGGAATGACATTGCCATGATCAGACTGCCCAGCAACGTTGGCTTCAAta ACAACATCAACGTCATCGCTCTGCCGTCTGGATCACAGCTAAATCTGAACTTCGCTGGAGAGAGAGCCATCGCTTCTGGTTTCGGTCGTACTAGGGATG GTGTTAACGGCGATGGAAGCCTCAACCACGTCACTCTAGATGTGATCGCTAACAACGTGTGCTCCAGAACCTTCCCTCTTCTTATCCAATCATCCAACATCTGCACCAGCGGAGCCAATGGCCGCAGCACATGCCATGGCGACTCTGGCGGTCCTCTTGCTGCCACCAGGAACAACAGGCCACTCTTG ATTGGTGTGACATCTTTCGGTCACCGTGATGGTTGCCAGAGAGGCCACCCTGCCGCCTTCGCAAGAGTCACGTTCTACGACGCCTGGATTAGGAGAAACCTTTAA